A single genomic interval of Vicugna pacos chromosome 34, VicPac4, whole genome shotgun sequence harbors:
- the NTF3 gene encoding neurotrophin-3 isoform X2 — protein sequence MSILFYVIFLAYLRGIQGNSMDQRSLPEDSLNSLIIKLIQADILKNKLSKQMVDVKESYQSTLPKAEGPRAPGRGEPAKSEFQPVAAVGPDLLRHQRRYSSPRVLLSDSTPLQPPPLYLMEDYVGSPVVANRTARRKRYAEHKSHRGEYSVCDSESLWVTDKSSAIDIRGHQVTVLGEIKTGNSPVKQYFYETRCKEARPVKNGCRGIDDKHWNSQCKTSQTYVRALTSENNKLVGWRWIRIDTSCVCALSRKIGRT from the coding sequence ATGTCCATCTTGTTTTATGTGATATTTCTCGCTTATCTCCGTGGCATCCAAGGGAACAGCATGGATCAAAGGAGTTTGCCGGAAGACTCGCTCAATTCCCTGATCATCAAGCTGATCCAGGCCgatattttgaaaaacaagctCTCCAAGCAGATGGTGGACGTGAAGGAAAGCTACCAGAGCACGCTGCCCAAAGCAGAGGGCCCCCGAGCGCCGGGGCGGGGAGAGCCCGCCAAGTCGGAGTTCCAGCCGGTGGCGGCCGTGGGCCCCGACCTGCTGCGACATCAGAGACGCTACAGCTCCCCCCGGGTCCTGCTGAGCGACAGCAcgcccctgcagcccccgcccctGTACCTCATGGAGGATTACGTGGGCAGCCCCGTGGTGGCCAACCGAACGGCGCGGCGGAAGAGGTACGCGGAGCACAAGAGTCACCGGGGGGAGTACTCCGTGTGTGACAGCGAGAGCCTCTGGGTGACCGACAAGTCGTCAGCCATCGACATCCGGGGACACCAGGTCACGGTGCTGGGGGAGATCAAAACGGGCAACTCCCCCGTCAAACAGTATTTTTACGAGACCAGATGTAAGGAGGCCAGGCCCGTCAAGAACGGTTGCAGGGGAATTGACGATAAACACTGGAACTCTCAGTGCAAAACGTCCCAGACCTACGTCCGGGCGCTGACGTCGGAAAACAACAAACTGGTCGGCTGGCGATGGATACGGATTGACACGTCCTGTGTGTGTGCCTTGTCGAGAAAAATCGGAAGAACATGA